In Marispirochaeta sp., the genomic window TTAAAAACACTTTTCAATTGCAAGAAAATGGAGTATACTCTAAATATGAGAGTACAATTTAGGAGTATACTCTAATGTTATCAAATTTTATAGCTACCTATCATAGGCTTCTGCAAAATACAAACTATAGACATCATAGGTATATTTACAAAGATTTCAATATTAATAATCGTCTTACAGGCTTGATTGGTCCACGCGGGACAGGAAAAACCACTCTGTTATTACAATATATAAAAGAGCAGATTAAGGATAAAGATGAGTGTATCTACGTATCAGTTGATCATATCTACTTCTCGAAAAATACAATTATTGATTTTATAAATGAGTTGTATGAGGATTACGGAGTAAGATATTTCTTCTTTGATGAAATACATAAATACTCTCAATGGAATCAGGAGTTAAAAAATGCTTATGATTCCTACCCAGATATAAAAATAGTATTTTCTGGTAGTTCGAGTATTGATCTGATAAAGGGTTCTTATGATCTTTCAAGGCGAGGCGTACTGTTTCGAATAGATGGAATGTCTTTTCGCGAGTATCTTCTGTTTAATAATATTTATGAAACAGAAGCATTTACCTTAGAAGATATTATGAACAAGCGAGGTGAGCTTGAAATAAAACTATCGTCAATAAAAAAAATAAAAGGATATTTTAAAGAATATCTAAAGGGGGGATATTATCCATTTTACCTTGAAGATAAAGCAACTTATCATCAAAAGATACTAAGAGTAATTGAAAAAGTAATATTTGAGGACATTTCAAATTTCTATAAATTGAAGACAGAAAATTTATCATATTTTAAGAGAATTATTTCATATCTCGCAACTATTTCACCAGGTGAGTTAAACATAAATAGTATTTCAAAAAATATTGGATTAGATAACAAAACAATACAAAATTACTTAATGATATTATATGAAACTGGAATGATAGAATTACTAAATAAGAATAAATCCGGCAGTAGTTTATTAAAAAATACTGAGAAAATGTATCTGGATAATCAGGACTTATATACCGCTATAATTGAGGAAATAGGATATGCGGCACAAATAGGGACAATAAGAGAGATATTTTTTATAAAAATGGTAAAAAACTCTAACAACAAGATATATTATAATGAGGTCGGAGATTTTTCAGTTAATAATAAAATATTTGAGATTGGTGGAAAGAATAAAGATAAAAAGCAAATAAAAGGGAAACTTGATAATGCTTTTTTAGTTAAAGATGACATTCTCTATGGCAGTAAAAAAGAGATTCCATTGTATTTATTTGGATTTCTCTATTAATAAAAAGGTTTTTAACAACTACTTGGAGTTGTCCTGGCGGAGAAACTGGCAAATAGATTGTTGAATTGGAAAAGTGGAGTTAGAATGGTTAAAGAGAGTGAGCTATTGCATGACAGCGCCAGGCAACTCAAGTGAACGTTATATAGACAAATTTCAGGCGTATTATAATGAGCCCAGGAAACGAGACAGCTTCTGGGGGTGCCTTTAAGGTGTAACTCTCGCCTTCCAGGGAGCAGAGAGGTATAGTAGTACCATGAGGAAGAGCTACAACACCGCATTCAAATCGAAAGTGGCACTTGAGGCTATCAAGGAGCAGGAGACCATACAGCAGATTGCACTTAAATACGATGTGCATCCGAACCAGGTATCGCAGTGGAAAAAGCAGCTGCCGGACAATCTTCCTGCGACTTTCGAGCGTCCTAATAAGAAGCGAGAAGAGGAGCGCAGGCTTGAGCAGGAGCGCGACCAACTGCTGCGAACTGTTGGAGAACTGACAGTTGTGAACGAATTCCTCAAAAAAAAACACCGCGAGTATTACGGGAAAGATCCGGAATGATTGATCCGAACCATCCCGAGCTGAGCATAGCGCAGCAGTGTCGTACTCTTGAGGTCACTCGGAGCTCCTACTACCGCAAAGGCCGAGATATGCGAACAGAGACGGATCTGGAGGATCTCACAGTCATTCTGGAGTATCACAAGAAGGTCCCCTTTTACGGCTATCGCAAAGTATCACGAGTGCTGTTACCCGAGCATCCTCACCTGACCAGAAAACGAGTCAGGCGGCTGATGAAGCGTTTTGGACTGCGGGCATTATATCCTGGGCCAAATCTGAGCAAGGCACGCAACGATCACAAGAAATATCCGTATTTGTTGCGCGGTAAGCAAATACGGCATCCCAATCAGGTTTGGGCCAGTGATATCACCTATATTGGTCTTCCGCAGGGGCACGTCTATCTGGTGGCTATAGTGGATCTGTACTCTCGTAAGGTCTTGAGCTGGCGGCTTTCGAATAGCATGGATCCGTCATTCTGTGTTGCCGCGCTGCAGGAGGCGATCGAGACCTATGGGGTCCCGGCGATCTTTAACACGGATCAGGGTAGCCAGTTCACAAGCAGGGCCTACCTGTCGGTGTTGGAAGAACACCAGGTGGAGATCAGCATGGACGGGGTTGGCCGCGCACTGGACAATGTGTATGTCGAACGACTGTGGCGCTCATTGAAATATGAGGATATCTACCTGCGGTCATATGAGAGCATGGTGGAATTACATCATGGGATTGAACACTACTTCACGTTCTACAACACCGAACGGCTACACCAGTCGCTGGAGTACAGGACACCGGAAGAGATGCATCAATCATTCGCTACGGAGAACCCGCTGCCGTTGGCAGCGTAGAATAAAACAGGAGGGAGGAGTACACCTTAAACTTCCTATAAAACTGTCTTGACAATTGGGCGCAGTTCAGTATTGAGGAAACGCGATGAGAGGTCAAGAAAGTTATCAAAAGATATATGATTTCTTATTAGATCAATTTGAAAAAAAAGAATCATTTACCCCGCATTCCGCACCTTAAGATACAGGAAAATACATTTTTTTCACAGCCGGACCCAATAGATCTACAATCAATTTCAGGTCATCATCCATGTTCATTGCCTGGTAGGTAACTTCTGTGCCATCCCGGTTCATAAACATCAAGACGCCTTCGAAGAGTTGAAATATCCATCTAAGAGTTGGTGTTCCAGTTGGGTTCCCAACCTGATCACTTATAGTTTTTTCACTTTTCTTAAGCATCTCCCGGATTTTCTTTTCTGCCAAAGAGTACACTGATATGATGTGACCTTTGTCAAGGTTTTTTCTTTCTCTACACGATAAAACTCCCAAAATATTGAACGAAGAAAAGGATTGATAGACAGGAAATCAGTTTTCGGCATTTGACCATTCTGATATACGCATATTGGTTAATGCAGGCCAATGGTCCGCCTAAAGCCCTTTCTGTCTAAAAACGTGAATCACCTCTTGGGTGTCAACATAGTGTCCTCGAAGATAGCTGGATCGTTGCCCGATTATCCTGTCTATCAATCCCTCTCATCTAAAACCCCTCTTATCGAAACAGTATTGGTTAGTTGATTCTATTGTTCATCATCCCCCAGATGAAGCAGGATAACTCTCTGGCAACAGCGACGGTCGCCTTGTTGTGATGCACACCGCGAGCAACAAGATTATTGTACACTCTGTGCAATCTCCTGTTAGCCCTGTCAGCATACGCAATGACATCCGGATCATTTCCTTTCTGTCTCGCCAGGAGACGCTTTGATTTCTTTCCATAGATATTGCTTCGCAGGGTTGATTTGGCTCCTTCGATAAGCAGGAGCCGTAAACGTTCATTCCCGGCCTTTGTGATACTCCCTCGCCGTTCTCTCTGACCACTGGAGTTCTCCTTGGGAACCAGGCCCAGAAACGAGGAGAACTGCTGTGAGTTTGCAAACCGGGAGAAGTCCCCAATCTCTGAAATAAACGATAATGCCGTATGCGTC contains:
- a CDS encoding AAA family ATPase; protein product: MLSNFIATYHRLLQNTNYRHHRYIYKDFNINNRLTGLIGPRGTGKTTLLLQYIKEQIKDKDECIYVSVDHIYFSKNTIIDFINELYEDYGVRYFFFDEIHKYSQWNQELKNAYDSYPDIKIVFSGSSSIDLIKGSYDLSRRGVLFRIDGMSFREYLLFNNIYETEAFTLEDIMNKRGELEIKLSSIKKIKGYFKEYLKGGYYPFYLEDKATYHQKILRVIEKVIFEDISNFYKLKTENLSYFKRIISYLATISPGELNINSISKNIGLDNKTIQNYLMILYETGMIELLNKNKSGSSLLKNTEKMYLDNQDLYTAIIEEIGYAAQIGTIREIFFIKMVKNSNNKIYYNEVGDFSVNNKIFEIGGKNKDKKQIKGKLDNAFLVKDDILYGSKKEIPLYLFGFLY
- a CDS encoding transposase, with product MRKSYNTAFKSKVALEAIKEQETIQQIALKYDVHPNQVSQWKKQLPDNLPATFERPNKKREEERRLEQERDQLLRTVGELTVVNEFLKKKHREYYGKDPE
- a CDS encoding IS3 family transposase; translated protein: MIDPNHPELSIAQQCRTLEVTRSSYYRKGRDMRTETDLEDLTVILEYHKKVPFYGYRKVSRVLLPEHPHLTRKRVRRLMKRFGLRALYPGPNLSKARNDHKKYPYLLRGKQIRHPNQVWASDITYIGLPQGHVYLVAIVDLYSRKVLSWRLSNSMDPSFCVAALQEAIETYGVPAIFNTDQGSQFTSRAYLSVLEEHQVEISMDGVGRALDNVYVERLWRSLKYEDIYLRSYESMVELHHGIEHYFTFYNTERLHQSLEYRTPEEMHQSFATENPLPLAA